In Sphaeramia orbicularis chromosome 15, fSphaOr1.1, whole genome shotgun sequence, a single genomic region encodes these proteins:
- the LOC115434582 gene encoding cationic amino acid transporter 2-like: MDESSRARRISCSKVLRFFWSLTRKKPLDPEGEESTFCRCLTTLDLVGLGVGSTLGAGVYGLTGEVARNMSGPSIIISFLVAAVASAFAGLCYAEFGARVPKMGSAYLYSYVTVGEVWAFVTGWNLVLSYVIGTSTVAKAWSGTFDDLIHNVIAEYLEEHIPMDSPGLATYPDFFAAALIMLLAGILAYGVKESVILNTVFTGVNVTVLLFIIIAGFIKGDINNWFISAEAVLSYYENETQIEENDFGVGGFFPFRLDGTLAGAATCFYAFIGFDCISTTGEEVKNPRKAIPLGIMLSLLVCFLAYFGVSASLTLLMPYYLLDTRSPLPVAFEHIGWETAKYAVAVGSLCALSTSLLGVMFPMSRVLFAMARDGLLFKPLDYMSSRQSPVTSTLCSGAVAAVMVLLFDLKALVDLSSVGTIFAYTVIAVCVLILRYKEDSGFIHRSEPFTVLGLIKPPSRSTRRTSENVNILTIIILFLVLILSVLLSDSLDSLRRREVWSLLLVSVLALTLVLTVVIIWKQPQSRTKAAFMVPGLPLIPIVSIFINTYLMVRLGEETWIIYCIWMAAGLIIYFAYGVHHSVQQQRQQEILQNIINRNIMDEVSAA, from the exons ATGGACGAAAG CTCCAGAGCTCGCAGAATATCTTGTTCCAAAGTGCTGCGTTTTTTCTGGAGTTTGACCCGTAAGAAACCTCTGGATCCAGAAGGGGAGGAGTCCACCTTCTGCCGATGCCTGACCACCTTGGACCTGGTGGGTCTGGGGGTCGGCAGTACGTTGGGGGCCGGGGTTTACGGCCTGACAGGTGAGGTGGCCAGAAACATGTCCGGTCCCAGCATCATCATCTCCTTCCTGGTGGCTGCCGTGGCCTCGGCCTTTGCAGGGCTGTGCTATGCAGAGTTTGGGGCCCGGGTCCCCAAGATGGGCTCAGCCTACCTCTACAGCTACGTGACTGTGGGGGAAGTGTGGGCCTTTGTGACCGGGTGGAACCTGGTGCTGTCATACGTCATCG GAACTTCAACAGTGGCCAAGGCCTGGTCCGGGACCTTCGATGACCTGATACATAACGTAATTGCTGAATATCTAGAGGAGCACATACCTATGGACTCACCTGGTCTGGCCACTTACCCAGACTTCTTTGCTGCTGCACTGATAATGTTACTGGCTG GGATCCTTGCATATGGTGTGAAAGAGTCTGTGATCCTAAATACTGTGTTCACCGGCGTGAATGTGACCGTACTGCTTTTTATCATCATCGCCGGTTTTATAAAAGGAGACATTAACAACTGGTTTATCAGTGCAGAGGCTGTTCTCA gttattatg aaaatgaaacacaaattgAAGAGAATGACTTTGGCGTTGGTGGTTTCTTCCCCTTCCGTCTTGACGGTACCCTGGCAGGAGCAGCGACATGTTTCTATGCTTTCATTGGATTTGACTGCATCTCCACAACAG GCGAGGAGGTGAAGAACCCCAGGAAGGCGATTCCTCTGGGGATCATGTTATCGCTGCTCGTCTGCTTCCTGGCCTACTTCGGCGTGTCAGCTTCTCTGACACTTCTGATGCCCTACTATCTGCTCGACACTCGCAGCCCTCTACCTGTGGCCTTTGAACACATCGGGTGGGAGACGGCAAAGTATGCGGTGGCTGTGGGATCCCTGTGTGCACTGTCAACCAG TCTCCTGGGAGTGATGTTTCCGATGTCGAGGGTGCTTTTTGCCATGGCGAGAGACGGCCTGCTCTTCAAACCTCTCGACTACATGAGCTCCAGACAGAGTCCTGTCACATCTACGCTGTGTTCAGGAGCTGTCGCTG CTGTCATGGTGCTGTTGTTTGACTTAAAGGCTCTGGTTGACTTGAGTTCCGTTGGGACCATCTTTGCCTACACTGTCATTGCAGTGTGTGTTCTCATACTGCG ATACAAGGAGGACTCTGGTTTTATCCACCGATCGGAGCCGTTCACAGTTTTGGGGCTGATCAAGCCTCCATCTCGATCTACACGCCGCACCTCAGAAAACGTCAACATCCTGACCATCATCATCT TGTTCCTGGTGCTCATTTTGAGCGTTCTGCTGTCCGATTCCCTGGATTCCCTCCGGAGGCGAGAGGTGTGGAGTCTTCTGTTGGTCTCTGTCCTTGCGCTGACACTCGTCCTCACCGTCGTTATCATCTGGAAACAGCCACAGAGCAGAACTAAAGCTGCTTTCATG GTTCCTGGACTCCCTTTAATTCCAATTGTAAGCATTTTCATCAACACCTATTTGATGGTTCGACTGGGAGAGGAAACTTGGATCATTTATTGTATCTGGATGGCAGCCg GCTTGATCATCTACTTTGCTTACGGCGTTCATCACAGTGTCCAACAACAAAGGCAACAGGAGATTCTGCAAAATATTATAAATAGAAATATTATGGATGAAGTTTCTGCTGCTTGA